In Drosophila pseudoobscura strain MV-25-SWS-2005 chromosome 4, UCI_Dpse_MV25, whole genome shotgun sequence, the following proteins share a genomic window:
- the LOC26532077 gene encoding uncharacterized protein isoform X2, whose product MRKHIKMGNSGSSHQLNIQRQNTDPSPHAKNLSQQFRQSSHRHYDYSKPDIRSSPTPQKGYSQQWRRSFPTSNSQKVIKYKTDENVQFKVLPRIDKSLHLRATTNGAILNSGGTISGRRLSENPISCPTNAPMQRSRTFIAGSTNHSLQTEFTRSQTLHHVKANYKKDNLVSNTKSNLTQMQRHTYSEPELVNKNNKETATNQSIARSEKKNKYTKKRRAPEVPTESIIIVPAVHPETAEKDISTSVRITNEQGRQTHFSKNTDRLPTVNKGSNLSFKRKSAERNSVGGNCRPNVPINQSKLAYRREKSSDAIIIRSKNAKEANVNTESTGEKKTHYKHNNHSSKESSMNPAPNKKDTEAQKHRRTFYFGMDVNTITETRQDSQENKIMQPIYGLQPDSTGKNIVSIPTAHNTEKNLNSNEGTSLLFVPNYDIEYKKSTSQEDSVDDNGLRLCIRPTLPRRQLDTPSFSPALAWRTLLDDDVQIDREINISDPNGYQKTEKNELPIQPSIIYEIRHVRKINKLQNAWTPEQDLCDQIDDTAGNLVTDSDSSSDDYRSKCEGEALLFYGSKSKISSHNSVSPLHTFSLSLPRDGHLQHARKLDNLKSNDVCIYKSLRKRKPEFFFSKRPGCQASISNIPTTGISTTKIDGFENWMLHKNVGKNGVGLNRIKDTNNSQELPVIEQQSLKTLAGGKHVMYLPGNNDKPAYNSSRGELETCKTKPSRHFQSRQRHVPENLQDRTPIYPITSATETNVKLADRFHQRFTFHNPVRLLEKLYSDRSTRDVDTENIHRSEVEALKRVEEDFQRNRANEKESIRHQLQLHFGLESKNKGLYHSLPNPSMLESFSSIDINDSNNNTFCRDDPEGCASNAFPVGPEGNTC is encoded by the exons ATGCGCAA GCACATTAAAATGGGCAATTCTGGCAGCTCCCATCAATTAAACATCCAGAGACAAAATACGGACCCCAGCCCACATGCTAAAAATCTCTCACAACAATTTCGGCAAAGCTCACATCGTCATTACGACTATTCAAAGCCTGATATAAGGTCGAGTCCTACTCCACAGAAAGGGTACAGCCAGCAATGGCGGAGGTCGTTTCCGACGTCAAACAGTCAGAAGGTAATAAAGTATAAAACAGATGAAAATGTCCAATTTAAAGTACTTCCACGGATTGACAAGAGCCTTCACTTACGAGCCACTACAAATGGAGCAATACTCAATTCCGGAGGTACGATCAGCGGTCGAAGGCTGAGTGAAAACCCTATTTCATGCCCAACGAATGCGCCAATGCAACGATCGCGGACCTTCATAGCCGGATCTACAAATCATTCATTGCAGACAGAGTTTACCCGTTCACAAACGCTTCATCATGTTAAAGCTAATTACAAAAAAGACAATTTAGTATCAAATACAAAATCGAATTTGACCCAAATGCAACGCCACACATATTCAGAACCGGAACTCgtgaacaaaaataataaagaaactGCGACGAATCAATCCATAGCTAGATCGGAGAAAAAGAACAAGTATACTAAAAAACGTAGGGCTCCAGAAGTGCCTACCGAATCAATAATTATTGTACCAGCCGTTCATCCAGAAACAGCGGAAAAAGATATCTCTACAAGTGTGAGGATTACAAATGAACAGGGCAGACAAACTCATTTTTCGAAAAATACAGATCGACTACCTACAGTAAATAAAGGTTCAAATTTATCATTTAAGAGGAAAAGTGCGGAGCGAAACTCTGTTGGTGGAAATTGCAGGCCAAATGTACCCATAAATCAGTCGAAATTGGCTTACAGGCGTGAAAAAAGTTCAGACGCGATTATAATAAGAAGCAAAAATGCAAAGGAGGCTAATGTTAACACAGAAAGCACTGGAGAAAAGAAAACGCATTACAAACACAATAACCATTCAAGTAAAGAATCATCCATGAATCCTGCTCCGAATAAAAAAGATACAGAAGCTCAAAAACACAGGCGAACATTTTATTTCGGCATGGATGTCAACACTATCACAGAGACTCGGCAAGATTCtcaagaaaacaaaattatgCAACCAATTTATGGACTTCAGCCAGATTCTACCGGGAAGAATATCGTCTCTATCCCAACTGCTCATAATACCGAGAAAAACTTGAATTCAAATGAAGGTACATCGCTGCTTTTCGTTCCAAATTACGATATTGAGTATAAAAAGTCAACAAGTCAAGAGGACAGCGTTGATGATAACGGCTTGCGGCTTTGCATCCGTCCTACTTTGCCACGTCGCCAACTTGATACGCCGTCCTTTAGCCCGGCGTTAGCTTGGCGCACTCTTCTTGATGATGACGTTCAGATTGATAGAGAAATTAATATATCAGATCCAAATGGTTAccaaaaaacggaaaaaaacgAGTTACCAATTCAACCGAGCATTATTTACGAAATAAGACATGTGCGCAAAATAAACAAGTTGCAAAATGCATGGACGCCTGAACAGGACCTGTGCGATCAAATTGATGATACAGCGGGGAATCTCGTCACAGATTCAGACTCGAGCTCGGACGACTATCGCTCTAAATGTGAGGGAGAAGCTTTATTATTCTACGGTAGCAAGTCAAAAATATCTTCCCATAATTCGGTATCACCCCTCCACACCTTTAGTCTTTCCCTGCCTAGAGATGGTCACTTACAACATGCGCGGAAGCTTGATAATTTAAAGTCAAATGAT GTATGCATTTACAAAAGCCTTCGGAAGAGAAAGCCTGAATTTTTTTTCAGCAAACGGCCGGGTTGTCAGGCTTCCATCTCAAATATTCCGACTACGGGTATttctacaacaaaaattgatggCTTCGAGAACTGGATGCTGCATAAAAATGTCGGCAAAAATGGAGTTGGCTTGAATAGAATTAAGGATACAAATAATAGCCAGGAATTGCCTGTTATTGAACAACAATCACTAAAAACACTAGCTGGGGGAAAGCACGTAATGTATTTGCCCGGAAACAACGACAAGCCCGCTTACAATAGCTCCAGAGGTGAACTAGAAActtgcaaaacaaaacccagTCGTCATTTCCAAAGCCGACAACGCCACGTACCTGAAAACCTGCAAGATAGAACTCCAATATATCCAATTacg AGTGCAACTGAAACGAATGTAAAATTAGCTGATAGGTTTCATCAGCGATTTACATTTCATAATCCAGTCCGCTTATTGGAGAAGTTGTATTCAGATAGATCAACAAGAGATGTCGATACTGAAAATATTCACAGAAGCGAGGTTGAAGCTTTAAAAAG agtggaggaagattttcaaCGCAATCGTGCAAATGAAAAAGAGAGTATTCGTCATCAGTTACAACTTCATTTTGGTCTTGAAAGTAAAAACAAAGGACTTTACCACAGCCTGCCCAATCCATCAATGCTTGAAAGCTTTTCTTCCATTGACATAAATGACAGTAACAATAACACGTTTTGTCGAGATGATCCGGAGGGCTGTGCGTCCAACGCGTTCCCTGTGGGTCCTGAAGGTAACACCTGCTGA
- the LOC26532077 gene encoding uncharacterized protein isoform X1 translates to MRKIFVSLSIYNIFLNLHIKMGNSGSSHQLNIQRQNTDPSPHAKNLSQQFRQSSHRHYDYSKPDIRSSPTPQKGYSQQWRRSFPTSNSQKVIKYKTDENVQFKVLPRIDKSLHLRATTNGAILNSGGTISGRRLSENPISCPTNAPMQRSRTFIAGSTNHSLQTEFTRSQTLHHVKANYKKDNLVSNTKSNLTQMQRHTYSEPELVNKNNKETATNQSIARSEKKNKYTKKRRAPEVPTESIIIVPAVHPETAEKDISTSVRITNEQGRQTHFSKNTDRLPTVNKGSNLSFKRKSAERNSVGGNCRPNVPINQSKLAYRREKSSDAIIIRSKNAKEANVNTESTGEKKTHYKHNNHSSKESSMNPAPNKKDTEAQKHRRTFYFGMDVNTITETRQDSQENKIMQPIYGLQPDSTGKNIVSIPTAHNTEKNLNSNEGTSLLFVPNYDIEYKKSTSQEDSVDDNGLRLCIRPTLPRRQLDTPSFSPALAWRTLLDDDVQIDREINISDPNGYQKTEKNELPIQPSIIYEIRHVRKINKLQNAWTPEQDLCDQIDDTAGNLVTDSDSSSDDYRSKCEGEALLFYGSKSKISSHNSVSPLHTFSLSLPRDGHLQHARKLDNLKSNDVCIYKSLRKRKPEFFFSKRPGCQASISNIPTTGISTTKIDGFENWMLHKNVGKNGVGLNRIKDTNNSQELPVIEQQSLKTLAGGKHVMYLPGNNDKPAYNSSRGELETCKTKPSRHFQSRQRHVPENLQDRTPIYPITSATETNVKLADRFHQRFTFHNPVRLLEKLYSDRSTRDVDTENIHRSEVEALKRVEEDFQRNRANEKESIRHQLQLHFGLESKNKGLYHSLPNPSMLESFSSIDINDSNNNTFCRDDPEGCASNAFPVGPEGNTC, encoded by the exons aTGAGAAAGATTTTTGTGAGTCTTTCcatttacaatatatttttaaattt GCACATTAAAATGGGCAATTCTGGCAGCTCCCATCAATTAAACATCCAGAGACAAAATACGGACCCCAGCCCACATGCTAAAAATCTCTCACAACAATTTCGGCAAAGCTCACATCGTCATTACGACTATTCAAAGCCTGATATAAGGTCGAGTCCTACTCCACAGAAAGGGTACAGCCAGCAATGGCGGAGGTCGTTTCCGACGTCAAACAGTCAGAAGGTAATAAAGTATAAAACAGATGAAAATGTCCAATTTAAAGTACTTCCACGGATTGACAAGAGCCTTCACTTACGAGCCACTACAAATGGAGCAATACTCAATTCCGGAGGTACGATCAGCGGTCGAAGGCTGAGTGAAAACCCTATTTCATGCCCAACGAATGCGCCAATGCAACGATCGCGGACCTTCATAGCCGGATCTACAAATCATTCATTGCAGACAGAGTTTACCCGTTCACAAACGCTTCATCATGTTAAAGCTAATTACAAAAAAGACAATTTAGTATCAAATACAAAATCGAATTTGACCCAAATGCAACGCCACACATATTCAGAACCGGAACTCgtgaacaaaaataataaagaaactGCGACGAATCAATCCATAGCTAGATCGGAGAAAAAGAACAAGTATACTAAAAAACGTAGGGCTCCAGAAGTGCCTACCGAATCAATAATTATTGTACCAGCCGTTCATCCAGAAACAGCGGAAAAAGATATCTCTACAAGTGTGAGGATTACAAATGAACAGGGCAGACAAACTCATTTTTCGAAAAATACAGATCGACTACCTACAGTAAATAAAGGTTCAAATTTATCATTTAAGAGGAAAAGTGCGGAGCGAAACTCTGTTGGTGGAAATTGCAGGCCAAATGTACCCATAAATCAGTCGAAATTGGCTTACAGGCGTGAAAAAAGTTCAGACGCGATTATAATAAGAAGCAAAAATGCAAAGGAGGCTAATGTTAACACAGAAAGCACTGGAGAAAAGAAAACGCATTACAAACACAATAACCATTCAAGTAAAGAATCATCCATGAATCCTGCTCCGAATAAAAAAGATACAGAAGCTCAAAAACACAGGCGAACATTTTATTTCGGCATGGATGTCAACACTATCACAGAGACTCGGCAAGATTCtcaagaaaacaaaattatgCAACCAATTTATGGACTTCAGCCAGATTCTACCGGGAAGAATATCGTCTCTATCCCAACTGCTCATAATACCGAGAAAAACTTGAATTCAAATGAAGGTACATCGCTGCTTTTCGTTCCAAATTACGATATTGAGTATAAAAAGTCAACAAGTCAAGAGGACAGCGTTGATGATAACGGCTTGCGGCTTTGCATCCGTCCTACTTTGCCACGTCGCCAACTTGATACGCCGTCCTTTAGCCCGGCGTTAGCTTGGCGCACTCTTCTTGATGATGACGTTCAGATTGATAGAGAAATTAATATATCAGATCCAAATGGTTAccaaaaaacggaaaaaaacgAGTTACCAATTCAACCGAGCATTATTTACGAAATAAGACATGTGCGCAAAATAAACAAGTTGCAAAATGCATGGACGCCTGAACAGGACCTGTGCGATCAAATTGATGATACAGCGGGGAATCTCGTCACAGATTCAGACTCGAGCTCGGACGACTATCGCTCTAAATGTGAGGGAGAAGCTTTATTATTCTACGGTAGCAAGTCAAAAATATCTTCCCATAATTCGGTATCACCCCTCCACACCTTTAGTCTTTCCCTGCCTAGAGATGGTCACTTACAACATGCGCGGAAGCTTGATAATTTAAAGTCAAATGAT GTATGCATTTACAAAAGCCTTCGGAAGAGAAAGCCTGAATTTTTTTTCAGCAAACGGCCGGGTTGTCAGGCTTCCATCTCAAATATTCCGACTACGGGTATttctacaacaaaaattgatggCTTCGAGAACTGGATGCTGCATAAAAATGTCGGCAAAAATGGAGTTGGCTTGAATAGAATTAAGGATACAAATAATAGCCAGGAATTGCCTGTTATTGAACAACAATCACTAAAAACACTAGCTGGGGGAAAGCACGTAATGTATTTGCCCGGAAACAACGACAAGCCCGCTTACAATAGCTCCAGAGGTGAACTAGAAActtgcaaaacaaaacccagTCGTCATTTCCAAAGCCGACAACGCCACGTACCTGAAAACCTGCAAGATAGAACTCCAATATATCCAATTacg AGTGCAACTGAAACGAATGTAAAATTAGCTGATAGGTTTCATCAGCGATTTACATTTCATAATCCAGTCCGCTTATTGGAGAAGTTGTATTCAGATAGATCAACAAGAGATGTCGATACTGAAAATATTCACAGAAGCGAGGTTGAAGCTTTAAAAAG agtggaggaagattttcaaCGCAATCGTGCAAATGAAAAAGAGAGTATTCGTCATCAGTTACAACTTCATTTTGGTCTTGAAAGTAAAAACAAAGGACTTTACCACAGCCTGCCCAATCCATCAATGCTTGAAAGCTTTTCTTCCATTGACATAAATGACAGTAACAATAACACGTTTTGTCGAGATGATCCGGAGGGCTGTGCGTCCAACGCGTTCCCTGTGGGTCCTGAAGGTAACACCTGCTGA
- the LOC26532077 gene encoding uncharacterized protein isoform X4, whose protein sequence is MHIKMGNSGSSHQLNIQRQNTDPSPHAKNLSQQFRQSSHRHYDYSKPDIRSSPTPQKGYSQQWRRSFPTSNSQKVIKYKTDENVQFKVLPRIDKSLHLRATTNGAILNSGGTISGRRLSENPISCPTNAPMQRSRTFIAGSTNHSLQTEFTRSQTLHHVKANYKKDNLVSNTKSNLTQMQRHTYSEPELVNKNNKETATNQSIARSEKKNKYTKKRRAPEVPTESIIIVPAVHPETAEKDISTSVRITNEQGRQTHFSKNTDRLPTVNKGSNLSFKRKSAERNSVGGNCRPNVPINQSKLAYRREKSSDAIIIRSKNAKEANVNTESTGEKKTHYKHNNHSSKESSMNPAPNKKDTEAQKHRRTFYFGMDVNTITETRQDSQENKIMQPIYGLQPDSTGKNIVSIPTAHNTEKNLNSNEGTSLLFVPNYDIEYKKSTSQEDSVDDNGLRLCIRPTLPRRQLDTPSFSPALAWRTLLDDDVQIDREINISDPNGYQKTEKNELPIQPSIIYEIRHVRKINKLQNAWTPEQDLCDQIDDTAGNLVTDSDSSSDDYRSKCEGEALLFYGSKSKISSHNSVSPLHTFSLSLPRDGHLQHARKLDNLKSNDVCIYKSLRKRKPEFFFSKRPGCQASISNIPTTGISTTKIDGFENWMLHKNVGKNGVGLNRIKDTNNSQELPVIEQQSLKTLAGGKHVMYLPGNNDKPAYNSSRGELETCKTKPSRHFQSRQRHVPENLQDRTPIYPITSATETNVKLADRFHQRFTFHNPVRLLEKLYSDRSTRDVDTENIHRSEVEALKRVEEDFQRNRANEKESIRHQLQLHFGLESKNKGLYHSLPNPSMLESFSSIDINDSNNNTFCRDDPEGCASNAFPVGPEGNTC, encoded by the exons at GCACATTAAAATGGGCAATTCTGGCAGCTCCCATCAATTAAACATCCAGAGACAAAATACGGACCCCAGCCCACATGCTAAAAATCTCTCACAACAATTTCGGCAAAGCTCACATCGTCATTACGACTATTCAAAGCCTGATATAAGGTCGAGTCCTACTCCACAGAAAGGGTACAGCCAGCAATGGCGGAGGTCGTTTCCGACGTCAAACAGTCAGAAGGTAATAAAGTATAAAACAGATGAAAATGTCCAATTTAAAGTACTTCCACGGATTGACAAGAGCCTTCACTTACGAGCCACTACAAATGGAGCAATACTCAATTCCGGAGGTACGATCAGCGGTCGAAGGCTGAGTGAAAACCCTATTTCATGCCCAACGAATGCGCCAATGCAACGATCGCGGACCTTCATAGCCGGATCTACAAATCATTCATTGCAGACAGAGTTTACCCGTTCACAAACGCTTCATCATGTTAAAGCTAATTACAAAAAAGACAATTTAGTATCAAATACAAAATCGAATTTGACCCAAATGCAACGCCACACATATTCAGAACCGGAACTCgtgaacaaaaataataaagaaactGCGACGAATCAATCCATAGCTAGATCGGAGAAAAAGAACAAGTATACTAAAAAACGTAGGGCTCCAGAAGTGCCTACCGAATCAATAATTATTGTACCAGCCGTTCATCCAGAAACAGCGGAAAAAGATATCTCTACAAGTGTGAGGATTACAAATGAACAGGGCAGACAAACTCATTTTTCGAAAAATACAGATCGACTACCTACAGTAAATAAAGGTTCAAATTTATCATTTAAGAGGAAAAGTGCGGAGCGAAACTCTGTTGGTGGAAATTGCAGGCCAAATGTACCCATAAATCAGTCGAAATTGGCTTACAGGCGTGAAAAAAGTTCAGACGCGATTATAATAAGAAGCAAAAATGCAAAGGAGGCTAATGTTAACACAGAAAGCACTGGAGAAAAGAAAACGCATTACAAACACAATAACCATTCAAGTAAAGAATCATCCATGAATCCTGCTCCGAATAAAAAAGATACAGAAGCTCAAAAACACAGGCGAACATTTTATTTCGGCATGGATGTCAACACTATCACAGAGACTCGGCAAGATTCtcaagaaaacaaaattatgCAACCAATTTATGGACTTCAGCCAGATTCTACCGGGAAGAATATCGTCTCTATCCCAACTGCTCATAATACCGAGAAAAACTTGAATTCAAATGAAGGTACATCGCTGCTTTTCGTTCCAAATTACGATATTGAGTATAAAAAGTCAACAAGTCAAGAGGACAGCGTTGATGATAACGGCTTGCGGCTTTGCATCCGTCCTACTTTGCCACGTCGCCAACTTGATACGCCGTCCTTTAGCCCGGCGTTAGCTTGGCGCACTCTTCTTGATGATGACGTTCAGATTGATAGAGAAATTAATATATCAGATCCAAATGGTTAccaaaaaacggaaaaaaacgAGTTACCAATTCAACCGAGCATTATTTACGAAATAAGACATGTGCGCAAAATAAACAAGTTGCAAAATGCATGGACGCCTGAACAGGACCTGTGCGATCAAATTGATGATACAGCGGGGAATCTCGTCACAGATTCAGACTCGAGCTCGGACGACTATCGCTCTAAATGTGAGGGAGAAGCTTTATTATTCTACGGTAGCAAGTCAAAAATATCTTCCCATAATTCGGTATCACCCCTCCACACCTTTAGTCTTTCCCTGCCTAGAGATGGTCACTTACAACATGCGCGGAAGCTTGATAATTTAAAGTCAAATGAT GTATGCATTTACAAAAGCCTTCGGAAGAGAAAGCCTGAATTTTTTTTCAGCAAACGGCCGGGTTGTCAGGCTTCCATCTCAAATATTCCGACTACGGGTATttctacaacaaaaattgatggCTTCGAGAACTGGATGCTGCATAAAAATGTCGGCAAAAATGGAGTTGGCTTGAATAGAATTAAGGATACAAATAATAGCCAGGAATTGCCTGTTATTGAACAACAATCACTAAAAACACTAGCTGGGGGAAAGCACGTAATGTATTTGCCCGGAAACAACGACAAGCCCGCTTACAATAGCTCCAGAGGTGAACTAGAAActtgcaaaacaaaacccagTCGTCATTTCCAAAGCCGACAACGCCACGTACCTGAAAACCTGCAAGATAGAACTCCAATATATCCAATTacg AGTGCAACTGAAACGAATGTAAAATTAGCTGATAGGTTTCATCAGCGATTTACATTTCATAATCCAGTCCGCTTATTGGAGAAGTTGTATTCAGATAGATCAACAAGAGATGTCGATACTGAAAATATTCACAGAAGCGAGGTTGAAGCTTTAAAAAG agtggaggaagattttcaaCGCAATCGTGCAAATGAAAAAGAGAGTATTCGTCATCAGTTACAACTTCATTTTGGTCTTGAAAGTAAAAACAAAGGACTTTACCACAGCCTGCCCAATCCATCAATGCTTGAAAGCTTTTCTTCCATTGACATAAATGACAGTAACAATAACACGTTTTGTCGAGATGATCCGGAGGGCTGTGCGTCCAACGCGTTCCCTGTGGGTCCTGAAGGTAACACCTGCTGA
- the LOC26532077 gene encoding uncharacterized protein isoform X6, with amino-acid sequence MHGRLNRTCAIKLMIQRGISSQIQTRARTTIALNVCIYKSLRKRKPEFFFSKRPGCQASISNIPTTGISTTKIDGFENWMLHKNVGKNGVGLNRIKDTNNSQELPVIEQQSLKTLAGGKHVMYLPGNNDKPAYNSSRGELETCKTKPSRHFQSRQRHVPENLQDRTPIYPITSATETNVKLADRFHQRFTFHNPVRLLEKLYSDRSTRDVDTENIHRSEVEALKRVEEDFQRNRANEKESIRHQLQLHFGLESKNKGLYHSLPNPSMLESFSSIDINDSNNNTFCRDDPEGCASNAFPVGPEGNTC; translated from the exons ATGCATGGACGCCTGAACAGGACCTGTGCGATCAAATTGATGATACAGCGGGGAATCTCGTCACAGATTCAGACTCGAGCTCGGACGACTATCGCTCTAAAT GTATGCATTTACAAAAGCCTTCGGAAGAGAAAGCCTGAATTTTTTTTCAGCAAACGGCCGGGTTGTCAGGCTTCCATCTCAAATATTCCGACTACGGGTATttctacaacaaaaattgatggCTTCGAGAACTGGATGCTGCATAAAAATGTCGGCAAAAATGGAGTTGGCTTGAATAGAATTAAGGATACAAATAATAGCCAGGAATTGCCTGTTATTGAACAACAATCACTAAAAACACTAGCTGGGGGAAAGCACGTAATGTATTTGCCCGGAAACAACGACAAGCCCGCTTACAATAGCTCCAGAGGTGAACTAGAAActtgcaaaacaaaacccagTCGTCATTTCCAAAGCCGACAACGCCACGTACCTGAAAACCTGCAAGATAGAACTCCAATATATCCAATTacg AGTGCAACTGAAACGAATGTAAAATTAGCTGATAGGTTTCATCAGCGATTTACATTTCATAATCCAGTCCGCTTATTGGAGAAGTTGTATTCAGATAGATCAACAAGAGATGTCGATACTGAAAATATTCACAGAAGCGAGGTTGAAGCTTTAAAAAG agtggaggaagattttcaaCGCAATCGTGCAAATGAAAAAGAGAGTATTCGTCATCAGTTACAACTTCATTTTGGTCTTGAAAGTAAAAACAAAGGACTTTACCACAGCCTGCCCAATCCATCAATGCTTGAAAGCTTTTCTTCCATTGACATAAATGACAGTAACAATAACACGTTTTGTCGAGATGATCCGGAGGGCTGTGCGTCCAACGCGTTCCCTGTGGGTCCTGAAGGTAACACCTGCTGA